The window CGCCGCTGACGCCGACGCGGGCCGGGTCGCCGCCGAGCTCGGTGGCGTGCTCACGCACCCAGCGGTAGGCCGCCAGGCCGTCCTCGACGGCGGCCGGGAAGGGGTGTTCGGGGGCTAACCGGTAATCCACCGCGATGACGATGCAGCCGGCCCACTTGGCCAGCTTGCCGGCGATGCCGTCGTGGGTCTCGAGGTCGCCCTGCACCCAGCCGCCGCCGTGGAAATAAATCAATATCGGCAGGCCGGCGGGCTCTGCGGTATCGCAATAGAGCCGCGCCGCTAGATCACCGGCACCGCCGCCGACCGTGAAATCGCTTTTTTTCGCCAACGCCGGGCAAGGCTCGTCGAAGATCTTGGTGATCTGGCGCACCTGGGCCCGGGTTACCTCGACCACGGGGATCTCGCCTGGCACGCGCAGCGTGTTGGCGAAGATGCCCACGGCCTGGGCCTTGGGGTCCATGACGCGAGGGCCGAGTCTCTGGCGGCGGCCAGCGTAATAGATCGCCATCAGGGTTTCCGGCA is drawn from Alphaproteobacteria bacterium and contains these coding sequences:
- a CDS encoding alpha/beta hydrolase; this encodes MKKIIVLYRLLLTRLPETLMAIYYAGRRQRLGPRVMDPKAQAVGIFANTLRVPGEIPVVEVTRAQVRQITKIFDEPCPALAKKSDFTVGGGAGDLAARLYCDTAEPAGLPILIYFHGGGWVQGDLETHDGIAGKLAKWAGCIVIAVDYRLAPEHPFPAAVEDGLAAYRWVREHATELGGDPARVGVSGDSAGATLSAVICQQTAPEGRPALQALIYPASDARMDTPSIRELEDAYIIPLDRMLWYRETYLAGFEDLEDLRLSPLLAPDLSAQPKTYVVTAGFDPLRDEGEAYAEALKTAGNDVTQREFPGQIHAFVSLTKVIPQGNECIREVAGWLRGAW